The genomic segment TTTTATAGATGGGAAAGTATCGTCTTAAAAGAGCCGCACTTAAAAGAGATAAGGTCGTTGCCTTCTGTTGCAATATCGTCTTTCCATTTGTGACTGCTCCTGGTAACCAGAATGAGTCACCTTTGTTTAAAACAGCACTATCAAAGTGATGAGTACAGCTCGAACAGTAGGCATAGACCTGATCGAGACTATCATCAGCTTGGATGGCGCTTATGACAGTCGTGTCAACCGGAAGGCGATTTTCAATTGGGGTATGGTGCCTAATATCAACGAAAATCTCCGTGGCAGAAAGGTTCCAAAATGAGGACCCTAAACCCCATCTTCTAGAAGCGGTTTTTTTGCTATTGAGCGTGTCTTCGCTTGGGAAGATAAATTCAAGCGCTTGTTGCTTCGATTTGAGCGAATCAGTAACTTACATTACGCCTAGAAAACGGAATTATGGAAAGAATTTTTAAAGTGGAGCGGTGAAATCCGCTATAGTCATATTAGATATGATGGCCAATATTTTAGATCAGCTAGATAAAAATCCAAACCCAGCTGGTTGTCAGCACTACTGATCACCAAATTTTTGCCCCCCCTCTGTCCACTGTATGTTATACGGTTTGACAAGCCGATTCATTGGATATGTTGATATGTCTTTAATCCTTTGGTTCGCTTGCTGCTTTGGCTTGCAGTTCTTAACAGGATTCGTGCTATCACTGTATTCTTTCCAAGACCACCCTATTCCGACAACGAAGAGACTACCCCCATTCTTGACAAATTTCTCGATTGCATCAATCTCGGATTGAGTAAAGTTGCCCCAAGCATTCCCAATAATAAGAATGTTACCTTTATTGAGCTTAGTTTCGTCAATCGGAGCAGCAATATTCTCTACATCAGCTTCCCAAGCTTCCAATTTTGATTTTGGAGGAGCGTAAGGACTTCCTTTTAAAGAGACTATCTCGCAATGCCCACTCGAAATCAATATTTTCCTCTTATCTTTTGACGGATTTAGCCAGCCTAAAGATTGTTTCAGGAAGATAAAGCTATCCTTTCTGTTCCTCAAGACACCGTCATGTGCTGCAGCAAGAACTTTACCATCACCGTAATCCCGACGCGCTGCAACTATTATTTTCTTTTCTTCTAGCACTATTTTTAGCACTATTTTCCAGGCATCATCTTTATCCAAAAACTTTATCTCCCCAGGAGTCCCTTGTGTATCAATCATGCTCTCAAGGAATAGATCTGTAAGTATATTTGTATAAGCATCGTGCGTTTCCTGTTTGGCTTTTTTTAACTGCAACATAAGGCTAAAGCAAACCACCGCCGACACCAGGGAACCTGCTGCAATACCCCAAGCAGTTATGATTGTGCGCCGCTGTTGCCGATCTCGCAATTTAACACTGACATCAATAAACTGATTGGCTATATCGCTAAATTCGCCCAATACCTGCTTGAGATCTTGATTGCTGCGGAGTTCTTGTACTTGCACAAGCTTTACCCCACCCCAAAGATCGCTGTCGGCTTTCTTGTTTTTTTGCCAGATGACTACATCGTCATTGAGGCGGTTCCGTAAGGCAATAGCTTGACGATGCTCCTCAATCCAATCGTTCAGCTTTCCCCAGCAGGTCAATAAGATTTCATGGGCAATTTCCACTGTAGAGCCTTGAATCGCGACCGAGTGTTTCTCCTTGTCTTCAACAGGTGCATCGCCCACCAGCAAATTGTCATTAATCAACTGGGTTAGCACTGCCTGTTCCTGCCCATCCTGAAACTCCGAGCGATTTGCCCGTCGCCTGACGGGCTTCCATTCCGTCCCTGCCGCCTCATCGCCATTAATCTTCACCAGCTTCAAAAAAATTCGCTGTGCTGCTAACTTTTGCAGTTCAGGCAAATCTTGATAGATTTGATCGACCCGTTGCTGAAGCGCGCCGCGCACCCCACCCAGTCGGCGGTAAGAACTTAGATTCAGTGTCCGATCCAGAATGCCACGATCCTGTACTTCCGTCTTCCACAACAGATTGAGCGTATATTGCAACAGCGGCAAGTATCCCGCCTGCCCCTCTACATCCTTGATAATTTCTTTTACCAACCCCGTTTCAAACACAACGCCATGATGGGCCGCAGGCTGCTCGATCGCCAGCCGCAACTCATCTTGCTGCATTTGGGTAATCAATGGGCGATGCTTTTGAGTGAGTCTGGCCAACTGATTCGCCTGAGGCGAATCAAGTCGCCCCAAGAAATCGGCTCGCATGGTTCCCACAATCTTGACGAAGGGATCGTTAGCGTATTCTTTGCTCAGACTCACCAACCCCTTAATAAAGCAATCTCGCTTTTCCTTTTTACTGATGGTAAACAATTCCTCAAACTGGTCAACAAAGATCAGCCAGAACTCCCCCGGTTGCTTCAACGCTTTTACCACCTTGCATAGCGTATTCTTCTGCCCAGCTTTTGCAACCTCTGCCTGCGCTAGATTATAGCCACAACTGAGCAAACTACCATAGAGCTTCTCAAACGGATCGCGATCAGGGGTTAAAGTCAAACTGACAAACTCTTGCCCCCACTTTTCAGATAGCCAGGGTAACAGGCCAGCCTTCACCACTGAAGACTTACCGCTACCCGATGCCCCCATCAATAGGACCAAATTGGTCTGCTCCATTTCATTAGCTAACCCGAGTATGAATTGATCCCGACCAAAGAAGTTGAGGTGATCTTGCCGCTCAAATGCATCCAACCCTTTGTAGGGGGATGTCTGAATCAACTCGCGAGTCTTAATTTCATCCACCGAAATCTGAATAATCTTGGTTTGGCTTAGGGTGACAACCTGCCCCTGAATCACATTGAAGATATTGTCATCTCCCTGCACCTGTACATCCCCCAGCGCTTGTTGCTGGTTCGAGAGCCGCTGACCAAAATTATCGTTATTCATCCTATACCTACCCAGGCTTTTGCCACAAATGTTGCCACTTGGGTCATGAGTTCTGCTAACGTCAGTACCCCGCTCAAACCTTGCTTTAGAGCCTCTATAACCTCATTGACAAGGCTTTTATCCGGTTGCTGCTTTTGTAATTCTTCCTGGAGCATCACGATTCTTGCCTCTGTATCTTTCTTTGCGAATGAACTGAGTGCATCTGTTACCGAAACCTCCTGTTTGAGTTTCACCAGCAGCGATACAGCCGATTCCAAGTCTGGATGACTGCCATGTGACTGAATATTACTTTGACTCAAGTTGACATTGCCCCCCGCTTGGATAGCGTTGAAGGGGGTGTTACTCCCGCTAATCGTAATATTGCCAAAGGATTGAGGGGAGTTGGGCATGGGGTCTACTAACGGCAAAGGTTCTGGGACTATCTCTGACTGAGTAGAATCTTGATTGAAACCTGGAACAGAATGACGACCCTTTCGATATTTCAGAACAGGAGTCAAATATTCCGAACTGCCTTCCAAATCGATCGCTCTACACCCGAGCTGATAAGCCTCTTCGTAAGAGGTGCCAGCCCCCAAGGCATCATAAAATCCTTGAGAAAACTGAATCGCGGCCCGATCTCCAATGGGCTGATTCATGCCAATCACACAATCAACAGACTCGTGAATCGAGGTTGCCTGCACCTCCGAATAACAGGCATTGAGCAAGACACATTCAACGCTCGGAAACGATTTAAATAATTCTTTCAATGTTTTGGAGTTGACCAGTTTTGCCCGTCCTTGATCATCTTCAAGGACTAATCCCTCATCCCCCGATGTGGATAGCTCTGGCACAATGCCGATATCTCTGACAGCATCTTCTGAGAAGGTATGGGTTGTGTTCTGTCGAGAAGATGGTGAAGTTGGGGCTATCCATTTTCCCTCTCCATGTCCAGAAAAATGAACGATTTGAGGTTGGTGATCCAATAAAGCGCGACTGAAATCCGTCGTCCGAACCGCTAGTTTAGTGATGAGTTCAAAGTGATCTCGATCTTTGGCTCGTTCCAATCCTTCTTGAATCGAACGAACTTCTTCACTCAGACGTAACTGGGACGTATTCACAGGATTCGCCGTCAAGAGCAGAATCTTAATGTGTTTAAGGTTCATAAAGCTGTTTACCTCTCTGCCAATGCATAATTTTTGTTGCTAAAGCTAAAAGCCTTTATCCCTAGGCGAGCATGCCCGTGTTGCTGATTACTTTAGAGAGAGCTTGAAGCCCCTCTGAATTTGTAAAGTAGACCAGATGATCACAGCCCACTTCCTGAACTTGGGGTTGAGGAGACCGCCCCTCTGGCACCTGCGTAATGCTGTAAACCGTGGCCGCAATATCATTGACCTGTCCAAAAAACGGTAATGCCACTGCACTACTCATCACCTTCTGCATCAATCGCTGCAGCAGATTAGAGTCTACGGCTGCTGGAGTAATGGAAGTATTACCCGCTAGGATCGTATAAGGAATTTGCGGATCGGGACTCGCAGCCAAAGACTTGAGAAATTCCGAACCCGGCTGCATCTGATCCAATGTGATATCAATCGTCTCAATCGCCGCAACCAAACTTCCCAAAACCTTTACAGGCCAAGCCACCGTTGATAGGCTATTCAATCCAATTGCCAGAGCCGCTGTTCCCCAGGCTTGTACCGTGGGCCAAGGAGACCCCCCATTTGGGGTGCCCAGCATGATCAAATGGCTGACGATCTTATTTCCGCCTTCCCGCTCAATAAACCAGCGCGAAACCAACCCGCCCATCGAATGCGCTACGATATGCAGCTCCTTGCCGTGCTTCACATCTAGACCCACAGCAGCCAGTCGTTGCTTCAATTCCCGCGCATGATTCTCAATCGAGGTATTCAGACTTTCATAGTCAAAAGCAAGAACCAGATCGTACTGATCGCCCAGTGATTCTTCTTGTCCATTTACTGTCATTTTGGCAGTTCGAATACTGGGCACCATGCTTTCGGTATCGCCAATAATGCCGTGGATATACAGCACAATCCGCTTAGCTTTGGCAACTCGATCCTTGACCTGTGCCGCGTCCCTCTCGTAGCTCACTGTTCCATCAGACACCACGTTAACCGCTGCCAGAATCGGGTAATCGAATTCTAGTTTTAGCTTTTCACTCACCACCTTTTGGAAGAAAATACGAATCGCCCCAGTGAGGCTACGTTCCCCTGTACTCACTGGGTTGGGCAAACGTTCTAACGAAATCTCGGTTTTTCCTGCGGTTGTCTGTCCAAACCCCAAAGGTAGGAAGAATTCGCCATCATGGGCAATTGCCAACACCCGCTCGCCCTCTCCCAATAGGGTATCCACAGATAGCTTCAAAGGGTGTTGAGGAGTTACCGTAGCAATTGTGTCTGCATCCACATGATTGAGCTCCAAAGCACTCAACCCAGGATCGGTACCGCGACTAGTCGTGAATTGAAAGGGCTGAGCCACCGTATCATCCTCTCGTAGTATCGGTGGCAACACCAAACTGCCTAGATCTCGCGTAGATTGCGTGACGGTGGTTAACCTGACTTGCGCCTTTAAGCCGGGATGAGGTTGGATACTCACTCCAACTCCTAAAGAAGCACTACTGCCTTCATTCGGAACAGGGGTGGCATCTAAAGGCCGCACAGTTGTAATGCTGACCTGGCTACTAACCCAATCATCGTAGAGTTCTTCTTCATCAGGTACTGCTCCAAGATCACGAGTTTGCACCCGTCGCATCAGACGATTTAATGTGCCTTGACCTCTATGAGGCATCCTCACTTCACGGGAAGCGGGTAAGCCTAAATTTTCTTGTTCGAGCAATGTGGCGTCAAATTCAGCCGTGCTGACCATCAGTTTCAACAGATCTTTCGTTTCAGTGATTCCACACTCCCAAAGTTCTTGCTGTACTGAGGCTGGAATAGGTTTTCCTTCGTATGCCCACGATTCCTCTCCCTTGTCGAGCCAGATTCCCCCTCCAGGTAGCAAACCCTTAGTACTGACAGAGTAACGATCCGTCAAATCTAGCAGGGCACAGTAAAGGGGTTCACTGCTGGTATTTCTGAGCTTGACCTTGAAAGAGGGTCGCTTCCATTTACCATTCTCCAATTGATACTCTAGTCGAATCTGAGACTCTTGCAGTTCTTTCCCATCTTGGCTCAGAGACATCTGCACGGCCCCAGGCTGAATCCGGCTGGTTGCTGGGCTGGAGAGTTCGGCAATATTTGTCCAACGAGCCATATGCTCCAATTGCTGAATCGCCTTCATGGCAATCGTGGCACTATAACCCTGGATTTCGGCAACCAGTGGGCGATCGTCAGTGGGCCTAGAAATCACATATTGCCCTTCACGCGCCAATAACTTAAATTCTGCCGTTTCAGCCGTAACCACTTCCTTGACATATAGTGATGGCTGCTGAGCTGAGCCAAATTTTTGCAAAGCTGCACGAGCGAATTGAATTCCATCTAAATCCCCAGCCATCAAAATGCCTTTGGGCGGCAAAGGCAAACTGGTGATCACTGCTTTATAAGTTGTCTCTGGATTTAAGTCCTCAACGCCATTGATTTGAATCGTACTGAGATGTGGCAGGATCTTGATGACTTCGCCAGTCCCGATTTTCTCGGACAACTGACGTAATTGTTCAGGTGAACAATCTAAGGGGAACAATGCCAGTAAGGTTGTTTGCCCTCCAGCAGGTTGTGAAATCCCATGCACCGCGCCCCCATCGATCGCCCAGCCATGATCTTTGTTATGACTGACGGTGAAGTAGGGCGTAGAGGGTGCGATCGCTCCTCCTAGAAACGGCTGGTCTAAATCCTTTGGATGGGTAGCTTCAATTTGGGGTGATTGATTCGTTAGCTTCGATCTCACTAACGCATTGGTTCGTTTAAATAAGTCTCGGTAAGTTAAACTCCCATTGGCTTTATGCAACGTATCCAGCAAGAAGTAAGAGAATGCACCTCTTGATTTCTGATCCCCGTTGTACTCTTTTGCAAGTTCGCTATCTCGGCAGGCAGAGAGGACAATATGTTGACCTTTGGGTAAAGTCCAGCCACTCGAATTGGAGTCTGGATGGGCTGTAGAACCCGATAAGTGTTCGATATCTGTTAAGGAGAAGATATAACTATCTAGTGGTCGTTTACGGCGATCACAGGGAGCGTTGCGAACGACTGTATCGTCCCATAAATCACCACGAGTCCCCGATCCCGAATGGCAACAGTCCAAAATAGCCGTGATGTGCGGTTTCTTCTGGTCTACTTCAGCAATCAGTTTCGCGAGTTCTTTATCTGCTAGCCCCCAGCCATCCTCATTTAGACTGTCAAAACAAACCAGGGTTTCATCCAGGCGATCCGGTTCAAATTTCCAAAAGGCTTCAGGAGAGTCTTGTTGTCCACCATGTCCAGCGTAGTAGAACAAAGCAACGTCTTCATTGCCCGCTTGACACAGGTGTTGACGAAAGTTGTCAATGACGGCTTGACGAGTGGCTTGTTCATTAAGCAGAGTACACAGGTGAAGCTGATAGCCATCCTTCGCAATTCGTCCTTTCAAATAGTCTTTGAATGCCAGAATATCGTTGACACAACCTTTTAGCGGCTTGCCGGGGCTAACGTAATTATCAATACCAACTAACAGAGCATAAAGATTTTGAGCCATAACCATCTCACCTTAAATATTTGGACTTGGGACATTCTTGATGTTTAGATGCTACTTAAAAGTTAGCCAGGATCCTTTCAGGGCAAGAGTTATGGTAATTTCGTTGTTTAGACTTTATCTTCCTCGTGGAAAGATGTTCAGTGCACTATTAAAATTGCCCCTTCACGGGAAAAGCTTGTTTCATACTGGTGATACGTTTTTCTGAACAGTGAAATACCTGTAAGGTCATACATTCGAGTCTTGTTCAGGTTGGCAAGCTGTCATGTAATGCCCTCAATATTTCAATAAAAATTGCTTTTTCATAAAAAAATGAGATTTTCTTCCTAAAAGTTAGTGAAATCTCTTCTTTCTGTTTATTTATCTAGAATATCGATGTTTTTTATGCAAACTTCCCTGATCTTGGAAAAGTAGATTTGCAATTTGAGTTGCTATCTGGATTTATAGCGTGACTCAAGAGCGCTCTTTAAGCTGTAAAGGAGCAAGACTAATTCCTTGCCCAGGCAAGCGTTGGTGGATCTGTTGATCTGAAGCCCAGAGAATCGTACTTCCAGTCCCACAACCTCAGATCAGCAAATCTCAAAACTAAATTTCAACTCTTTTGCCGTTCTTAACGCGAGGGTAATCTCTTCGATTATTTGTATAGTGGACCGTATATTTCACATAAAAGCACCAAAAACATCACCTACAGCAAATTTCAAGTCAATTTGAAAGTAACGAGAATTGGCACATTTCCAATTTCTCAATCTGGTTGTGATAATGCCTATTTACTCGGGGTATGGTGTACACACAAGTCTGAATTAGACTGTAGGGAATCCGTATAGAGCATCCTCGAATCTATCCGCATCCTGACTAGAAAAACACCAACTTCGCAATCGCCCCCTCAACCTGCTCATCGGTGACTTCCAAGTACCCCGACAGTGCCGCCAGCGTCCGATGTCCTGATATCCGCTGAATATGCTTCGTCGGCACTCCAGCGTTGTGCATCTGGGTCAGAGCTGTTCGTCTGAAGCTATGAGTGCTAAACCCTTCCAATCCCACCCGACCAAAGGCTTGCCTCAAGATTCGATCTGCTGAACTCACCCGCAAGTGAGAACGGCCATGCCGACCGGGGAACAGATAGGTGCGAGTCAGATCAGGTGCATAGGTTACCAAATAGTCATGCAACTGGGGATGCATCGGTACTTCTCGCGTATCTCGCTTGCCCTTCGTCTGATGCCACCGGAATAGCACTGCTGATTTTGGGCCACTGGCGTTGATCACGTCACTGGTGAGCAGCGTACAGGCTTCACCGATCCTGCATCCGGTGTAGAGGCACACACCAAAGAGGGCCAGATCGCGGGGCTTGCTCAGACCATCACTGAAGAGGTGTTGAATTTGCTCTGGGGAAAGTACCCCAGCCTTACCGAATCGATCTTGTTTCATAATCTGGGATCTATTCTAGGAGGTCTTTTGTCAAAAAGACCTCCTAAAGAGGTGAAAGTATTGGAAACTCGTGGAATTGAGGTGGAGAGGGGCAGGAAGATCGGGCTTATTGAGAAATTATCGAGTTATTGAGAATGAGATAAAAGTGATTTAAGGGTACGTCAAGGGTCCTTTCCATACACGTAGCTAATTCGTTCCACTGTTCTAAAGCATCCAAATCTTAATATGAAAACTAGTACCTATAGTGAAATTGAGCCGCGGTTTTTAGCAATACTGTTCTACTCATCATCCGTCAATTGAGCTAAATGAATGTGCTTTCTACCGACCTTGATCTCAAACTCATCGCCAGTTTTTAAACCCATCTTTTCGGTATAGGCAGACCCGATAACCATCTGCCCATTCTGATGAACTTTGATCCGATAGCTTGCCTCTCGACCCCTACCGTCGCTATTGGCATCACCATCTAGTGAAATGCCCTTGGCTTCCAAAATGGCATTCATAAAACCACTCATGTTAACTTGCTTGCCAACTACATAACCACACTCTTTCGCTTTTTCCCGCTTCGAGAGATGAGATAAGTCCTTGAGCTTATTGAGTAGTGTTTTCCCGACTAGGGGTTGAATATCTTTTTTCTTTGTGGCTGCTTTTTTCTTGGCAACTGCTGTTTTTTTAGCCATAAATACTGTATATCCTTAACTGAACTGAATTGCGAACGACTTAGCCTATCACAACTCCTAATTTTCATAAGGTCTGGCCTTATTGTCAGCTAACATCTGGAGGGACTGTGAGTAAGAGAGAATTGGTTGAGGCTTGGAGCAGATAGTGGAGGAAGAAAATAGTTTGTGGATAGTCAACTAGACTTAAATTTGAGGCATTTATACTCCTAACGAACAACAATCTAAAAGACTGTAATCATCTCAGTCAGTACCGATGGGTTGTGATGTAGAGAGAGGGTTTTAAGCAAGCTTACCCATGGAGATAGAACTCAAAACCAGTTGTGAGAAAAGCCCCCATTTCTGAAATTGCAACACGTCCCTCTTCCAACACAGGTGCAAAGAGGTGGAAGCAGTGAATCATATCTGACCAAACCTTTAGCGTAACCTGGATATCGGCTAATCCGGCCTGACGCGCCAATCGCAAAGCATCATCAAGCAATACCTCAACAGCTCCGACATGTATCAAGAGTGGGGGTAACCCTGATAAGTCAGCATATAGAGGTGAGAGCAGAGGATTTCGCAAATCTTTTCCTGGAGCGTACCAATCCGTAATGGTATCTAACAGTGGAGCCGTGACCAGCAGATCTTTCTCTGCATGGCTAACCATCGTTGCGCCAGTTCTCATTTGGTCACAGTAGGGTGAAATTAAAGACACGCAGGCAGGTTGTGACTCTCCCAGATCTTTGAGAGATAACAGCAAGCCTAGGGCAAGATTGCCTCCTGCTGAATCTCCAGTCACGGCGATCTGACTAGGCTGGAATCCACGGGCATTAATTAGCCAATGATAGGCAGTCAGGGCATCCTCTAATCCTGCTGGATAAGGATGTTCAGGAGCTAGACGATAGTCAATAACTAAAATACTTACGCCTGCTGCTTCTGCTAGATCGCTGGCTAAACGACGATAGGCTTGTAAAGATCCCATGATAAATCCGCCACCATGGAGATATAAAATGATGCGATCTGATCGGCTGTTTGGGTGGGTGATTAGTTCTGCCGCAATGCCATCGACATCCACGACATCCACCTGGGCGGTAGGATGTCGTGGCATCGACAACCCCATGGTAAAGTTAGCCCTCATCTCAGTGGGAGTGCTGCCCCAAGAAAGGTCTTGAAGCTGAGTGGTGATTTGGTTTAGTTCTTGTTGACTCATAGTATTTACGGTTTGGAATCACCCGACTCCTGCCTGTGCTTTTCCTTTGGTGCCGAGGTGCTCTGAGTGGAATGGTGAGGCACTGGCTCTCCTTGCACAGAGAGCTGAGCAGTGAAAGCACCCGGTGTCGAATTCCGACGATGATCAGTAACCACCAGCGTTGAAAACTGACTCGTATCTAGCAGAGAGGTAGGAGGTCGAGATTTTAATTGGCGCTGTCCCAAGCGACAAATTTGGCACATGATCTAATTCTTTTTGACAATGTAGAAGTTGTTTTGGAAATCATGCTCAAGCTGCTTGATCTCCACACGCTTAAACCCGGCTTCTTCAATCATCTGTAGCGCTTTCTCTTCGCCCCAGACCGCACCCAAACCCATCCCTCCAGCCGCTAACGAAACGGTCATGCAGTGCAGACAGGAAATGGTGTAAAGCAACGGCCCAATCGGGTGCTCAAGATTTCCACCCACGTCACTAGAAGCACGGATATCTTGCATTAGATAAACGCCATCACTACGCAAGGCACGGTAGATATTTTGCAGAACGACATCCGGTTCAGCTTGGTCATGCACAGCGTCAAAGGTGGTGATCAGATCGTATTGCTCAATCAGATCCAGAGCCGCAGCATCCTGAATCTTGAACTGAACGTTCTCTAGTCCCAAAGACTGAGCCTCGATATTGGCGGTTGCAATCGCATCTTCCGATAGGTCATAGCCCACAAACTGACTCTGCGGAAATAGAGTTGCCATCTTGTTGATAGCCCGACCACTACCACAACCAAGATCCATCACCTGAATCCCACGTTCTAGATCGGCCATTAGACCAGGGACTAATGGAAGGATATGCTCGGTTAATGCCGCCACTACAGTTTGACCACTGTCTTCGGCCATTACCTGGTGGAAGCGTTTGTACTCTGAGTAGGGCACCCCGCCACCATGACGAAAGCAGTCTACGATCTGATCTTCAACATTACCTAGCACAGGGATGAACTGAGCAATCACAGCGATGTTATCGGGGGCGGCATCACGGGTCAGAAAGGCTGCATGTTCTGGTGGTAAATAATAGGTTTTGTGGGTTGCATCATAATCTACATATCGTGCCGTCGCCATAGAACCCAACCATTCGCGCACATATCGCTCTTGCAAGTTTGCAGCATCGGCAATCTTTTGGCTGGTTGCTGGCGGTAGGTCTTTAAGGGTATCGAATAGGCCAGTTCGATGACCCACAGAGATCATGAGTGAGAGCGCACCACTATTGAGTGTATCTATAAGCCGATTTGCAAAGACTTCGGCCTTAGTTTCATCAAAAGGTTGAGGAGTTGCGGTAAGGGTGGTCATGGTGTCCTCCTGATGAGCAAAAGGTTAGATTGAGTTCAAATGATAAACACTAAGGCCAAACATGATGATTCTTAGATCATGTTTGGCTCTCTGCCTGTCATTAGTGATAGCTTAAGTTTCCAGGACTCTTTACCATGCTGCAGTGATCCCGAAAGGTTGAATCTGTGATTCCTGTCAGACTGGCCAACATACAGCCATTGAACCATTTTTCAAATACAATCTATCGAGTCATGTTCGACAGGTAACATCTTCCTATTCCACTCCATCTCCCAACAACTCCGACAACATCCCCGTCACCTCGCCCTGAAGATCCTTGCGGTTATCGTCGTAGCGCATCACAGTTTCGGGCTTGGCATGGCGAGAAAGTTGCTGTACGGCCCGGACATTTCCACCCGTGGCATCCAACGCCGCAGTAATTGAGGAATGCCTGACCCGGTGCGGTGACATCATCTTACTGATGCCCGCTTCCGTGGCAATCTTCCTGACCACTTTATAGATAGAAGTCGTTGAAAGCCGCTCACCCCAATGAACATGATCCAAGGCCACGATCAGCGGATCCTCATCCTCCAAATGCTTGCGAGTTGCTAGCCACTCTGTCAGCGAGATCGCACTCACGCTACCAACCGTAATCCTCTCCTTCTGGGTGCCTCGACCCTTCCCCTGAATCCAAAGAGCTTTCTCCTCGGGTTCCCAATCCCCAACATTGCACCCATTCAGTTCCCCTCGCCGCAAAGCTGTTTCCCAGAGCAAAGCCAAGATTGCATAATCCCGCTTCCCGAGCTGCGTCTTCCGATCCGGTATCGCCAGCATCTTCTGAAAATTCTCCAGATCCACCCCCGAGGTATCCCGGTAGGCGATCACTTTCTCGCCCTTAATATCCTCCAGGCCCCAATCACACTGACCTGCACGACGGGCATAGGA from the Acaryochloris marina S15 genome contains:
- a CDS encoding DUF4350 domain-containing protein, translating into MNNDNFGQRLSNQQQALGDVQVQGDDNIFNVIQGQVVTLSQTKIIQISVDEIKTRELIQTSPYKGLDAFERQDHLNFFGRDQFILGLANEMEQTNLVLLMGASGSGKSSVVKAGLLPWLSEKWGQEFVSLTLTPDRDPFEKLYGSLLSCGYNLAQAEVAKAGQKNTLCKVVKALKQPGEFWLIFVDQFEELFTISKKEKRDCFIKGLVSLSKEYANDPFVKIVGTMRADFLGRLDSPQANQLARLTQKHRPLITQMQQDELRLAIEQPAAHHGVVFETGLVKEIIKDVEGQAGYLPLLQYTLNLLWKTEVQDRGILDRTLNLSSYRRLGGVRGALQQRVDQIYQDLPELQKLAAQRIFLKLVKINGDEAAGTEWKPVRRRANRSEFQDGQEQAVLTQLINDNLLVGDAPVEDKEKHSVAIQGSTVEIAHEILLTCWGKLNDWIEEHRQAIALRNRLNDDVVIWQKNKKADSDLWGGVKLVQVQELRSNQDLKQVLGEFSDIANQFIDVSVKLRDRQQRRTIITAWGIAAGSLVSAVVCFSLMLQLKKAKQETHDAYTNILTDLFLESMIDTQGTPGEIKFLDKDDAWKIVLKIVLEEKKIIVAARRDYGDGKVLAAAHDGVLRNRKDSFIFLKQSLGWLNPSKDKRKILISSGHCEIVSLKGSPYAPPKSKLEAWEADVENIAAPIDETKLNKGNILIIGNAWGNFTQSEIDAIEKFVKNGGSLFVVGIGWSWKEYSDSTNPVKNCKPKQQANQRIKDISTYPMNRLVKPYNIQWTEGGQKFGDQ
- a CDS encoding CHAT domain-containing protein, with the translated sequence MNLKHIKILLLTANPVNTSQLRLSEEVRSIQEGLERAKDRDHFELITKLAVRTTDFSRALLDHQPQIVHFSGHGEGKWIAPTSPSSRQNTTHTFSEDAVRDIGIVPELSTSGDEGLVLEDDQGRAKLVNSKTLKELFKSFPSVECVLLNACYSEVQATSIHESVDCVIGMNQPIGDRAAIQFSQGFYDALGAGTSYEEAYQLGCRAIDLEGSSEYLTPVLKYRKGRHSVPGFNQDSTQSEIVPEPLPLVDPMPNSPQSFGNITISGSNTPFNAIQAGGNVNLSQSNIQSHGSHPDLESAVSLLVKLKQEVSVTDALSSFAKKDTEARIVMLQEELQKQQPDKSLVNEVIEALKQGLSGVLTLAELMTQVATFVAKAWVGIG
- a CDS encoding caspase family protein, which gives rise to MAQNLYALLVGIDNYVSPGKPLKGCVNDILAFKDYLKGRIAKDGYQLHLCTLLNEQATRQAVIDNFRQHLCQAGNEDVALFYYAGHGGQQDSPEAFWKFEPDRLDETLVCFDSLNEDGWGLADKELAKLIAEVDQKKPHITAILDCCHSGSGTRGDLWDDTVVRNAPCDRRKRPLDSYIFSLTDIEHLSGSTAHPDSNSSGWTLPKGQHIVLSACRDSELAKEYNGDQKSRGAFSYFLLDTLHKANGSLTYRDLFKRTNALVRSKLTNQSPQIEATHPKDLDQPFLGGAIAPSTPYFTVSHNKDHGWAIDGGAVHGISQPAGGQTTLLALFPLDCSPEQLRQLSEKIGTGEVIKILPHLSTIQINGVEDLNPETTYKAVITSLPLPPKGILMAGDLDGIQFARAALQKFGSAQQPSLYVKEVVTAETAEFKLLAREGQYVISRPTDDRPLVAEIQGYSATIAMKAIQQLEHMARWTNIAELSSPATSRIQPGAVQMSLSQDGKELQESQIRLEYQLENGKWKRPSFKVKLRNTSSEPLYCALLDLTDRYSVSTKGLLPGGGIWLDKGEESWAYEGKPIPASVQQELWECGITETKDLLKLMVSTAEFDATLLEQENLGLPASREVRMPHRGQGTLNRLMRRVQTRDLGAVPDEEELYDDWVSSQVSITTVRPLDATPVPNEGSSASLGVGVSIQPHPGLKAQVRLTTVTQSTRDLGSLVLPPILREDDTVAQPFQFTTSRGTDPGLSALELNHVDADTIATVTPQHPLKLSVDTLLGEGERVLAIAHDGEFFLPLGFGQTTAGKTEISLERLPNPVSTGERSLTGAIRIFFQKVVSEKLKLEFDYPILAAVNVVSDGTVSYERDAAQVKDRVAKAKRIVLYIHGIIGDTESMVPSIRTAKMTVNGQEESLGDQYDLVLAFDYESLNTSIENHARELKQRLAAVGLDVKHGKELHIVAHSMGGLVSRWFIEREGGNKIVSHLIMLGTPNGGSPWPTVQAWGTAALAIGLNSLSTVAWPVKVLGSLVAAIETIDITLDQMQPGSEFLKSLAASPDPQIPYTILAGNTSITPAAVDSNLLQRLMQKVMSSAVALPFFGQVNDIAATVYSITQVPEGRSPQPQVQEVGCDHLVYFTNSEGLQALSKVISNTGMLA
- a CDS encoding site-specific integrase, translated to MKQDRFGKAGVLSPEQIQHLFSDGLSKPRDLALFGVCLYTGCRIGEACTLLTSDVINASGPKSAVLFRWHQTKGKRDTREVPMHPQLHDYLVTYAPDLTRTYLFPGRHGRSHLRVSSADRILRQAFGRVGLEGFSTHSFRRTALTQMHNAGVPTKHIQRISGHRTLAALSGYLEVTDEQVEGAIAKLVFF
- a CDS encoding AbrB family transcriptional regulator; the encoded protein is MAKKTAVAKKKAATKKKDIQPLVGKTLLNKLKDLSHLSKREKAKECGYVVGKQVNMSGFMNAILEAKGISLDGDANSDGRGREASYRIKVHQNGQMVIGSAYTEKMGLKTGDEFEIKVGRKHIHLAQLTDDE